CATCCTGGGCTGCCAGACTCTCACCTGGATGTTGAGCAGGAATGCGGTCTTGGCCTCTTCGATCACCCTCTGTCTGACCTCAGGGGTCATCTCCAGTGAGTTCATGCGGGAGCGGTAGAGCTGCTTGAACTTGGTGGCACTGTCGATGTTGGGGAAGTTGAAGAAAGCCAGGCCCTCGCCGGAGCTGGGCAAGTCCAGGGCCTTCTGAGCAATCTTCCTGAGGACCTGGCCTCCCGACAGGTCGCCCAGGTAGCGGGTGTAGGCGTGGGCCACCAGCAGCTCGGGCTCCAGGCGCCCCACCTCGTGGAGCCGCCTCACGTAGCGCCGTGTGGCCTGCGTGTAGGGGATGACCTCCTGCCAGCGGGGCCCGTACCAGAAGGCCATGTCCTGCTCCAGGGCAGCCCTGCGATGCAGCTCCTCGGGGAAGTAGAGAGGGGCGTAGACTGGGTTCTCCTTGTTGCGCTCAATCTCCTCCTCCAGGGCCACGTAGATGTGGTACAGGGAGGCCATCACCAGCTAGAACCAGAGTGAGCAAGTCAGGCTGCCCGGCCGTGGCAGGAGAAGATGCCAACGAACACCAGACTCCCCCCCATCCACCTACTGCTGCTGCCTTCGGGGAGGCCCTCAGCACCTCCCCCAGACTGGGCTCCCCACCACCTGCCAGCCCCTCCAATCCTCTCCCCACTGCAGTCAAACCAATTTGCAAAAGAGACGATTTTGATCAGGTATTTTCTCAGCCTAAAACCCTTTTACCCACTGTGTAAGGCCTAAACTTAATCCTTATAAAAATCCAACTAAGGAGTCactatctctgttttacagaaaGGAAAGCAAGGCTCCGAGAGGTGATGAGACTTTGAGGCTAGCACATGTATTAGAAATGAACTTGGAGTCAAGCACAGATGTTGCTAAGGAGTCATGATGGTTCTGGAGCAAGAAAGTGTTTAAAGGCGATGGTCTGGACTCCCTCGCCTTTGACCTTTGAAGGACCAGCCATCTGCAAAGCACCATTCTCCTTCCAGACGGTCCACTCTGACCCTGACCACCTGATGCCAGGTGGGGGAAACTTGGCTGGGGAAACACCCGTCACACATTAATAGCTCTATAGAGTTTGAAGGAAGACCCAAGTTGAGATGCTACAGTTGAGGCTTCCAAGTTATTTCTGAGCCATAAACATTTACAGCAGCCCTATTCCTTGAGGAGGCAGAAAGTCAGGCAGCCTGGCGCGAGACCCTCGGCTTTCCGATCTGACAGAGCTGGTTCTAACCTGGGCTCAGCCGGTCTTCACCTGTGTGACAGCAGGTGCGCTACTTGCCCTCTCTTGAGTCTCAGCTTCCCTGCCCTGGAGCAAAGAGCTGAGCCCAGGTCTGTGTGACTCCGTGCAAGTTGAGCCTCGGTTCCCTCCCATGGGAAGGGGCATAATCAGACCCCATACCAaaaggggctggggtgagggtcaAGTGATATGATAAGTGAAAGCACTGGACACAGCCCAGCACTTAGGACCCAGAGAGGCCAGGATAAATGCCTCCTCCATCACCATAATCCAAGGTCCCCGTGGCGAGCACAGGGTTCCCTCATGGAACTTTGCACCCATTTCCAACTTGACGGCTTAGCGGCAAGACCCAAAGTCCATGGTGGCTGGGGACGGGATACTCCAGAGGTCCCTCCCCTCCCTGGCCTCAGTCACACAGCAGCAACTGGGTATATGTCAGCTTTCttgaaggagggaggaagaggatgaggaagaaagagagaacagaacCATCACTCATGGGACACACCCAAGAGCCCCAGCCACCCCCAAACTGGATGAGAGCTCTCCCTTTTCTGAAGCATCACATGTGTTGGAGGTGGGGGTTGGCAGTGggggatggtggggtgggggaaatcCAGATTTCACAAGGGGGTGGGCAGGAGTGGTGGGATACAGCCCCCCTACTCTCAGTTAATTGCAAACGAGCCTGCTGCCACACTGAGGTCTTAACACCCAACACCTGCCTGGTTCTTCACCAActgctttccttctcttggcGTGAATTTTTACAACAGTGCTGGGAGATCACAAAAGTgagtgcctagcacacagtggGTGCTTTAGAAAACCCTGCCAGCAAAGTCTTGATCCAAGAGGAAAGGCAGCATAGTGAGGTTAAGTGGTGTGCAAGGCAAGTCTCACTATTTGGAAATGGTCATGCTAGGGCACGAACCCATACCCCTTGCCGCCAGAGGCAGATCACAATTAGAACAAGGGCATAAGCTTTGCAATGAGGCCGGCCTTGGTTTTACTCTGATCTTTCCTATTTcctcactggctgtgtgaccttctattagttacttagcctctctgagccttctcttctccatcttcccCATCAGGGTCGAGGCACAGGTTAGAAATCAGGTGTGTTACATGCCCAGGACAGAATAGGTGCTCAGTTGTTGGCACTGCTGTGCCAGCCGCTTCACAACACTGCCGAGCAGACCATGagctagctctgtgaccttgggtgagtcacttcccctctctgagcttcactgCAACCATCTGTAAGATGACTCCCTCGGACATGCCCACCTGGTCCCTCTGTATCGCTGGCCTTAACCCCCACTTAAACCACTGATCTGACCCCACAGGCCTGCCACACCCTGCCCCATGGCTGGGCCCCCGCGGCTACATACCTTAAAGCCCTCTGGGGATACCTGGCCCTTCTGAAAGTTTTTCATGAACTCGGCATTCTCCGCCTGGGTGTGCACCTCCTTGGTGGCTTCCTTCAAGGCCTCTGATAAATCCTGGGGCATGCTgcagaggggaggaagggagggtgaACAAGGGGATGGTGATGGCAGGCTTCTTCCCACGGGCCAGGCTCCTGAGGGTGCAGCCCGTAAACATTACCCAAAAGCAGAACTCCTGTCACCAGTAACTGAAGAAGGAGAGAGGACGGTACAGCACGACCCACGGAGGAGCAGCAGCGGACAGTGCGACCACTCATATTCAACATTTAATTGCTTTGATTGGCTTTTAGACCGAATATTAAATTCATTTAGTTTGTCGAAGTTTCAGATACAAGTCTCACGATCTCTTATAATATTATCACTGCAACCTTCATCATCATACAAGTGTTTTAAAAAGACTAAGAACTGAGTAAATCACGGAAAAGTCCCTCTTGAGGAGTATCTCTGCCATCTGTCCATATGTGCCCCCCACAACATCATCCTCTGTTCTACCCACGTTGGTTAATCTCTCCACAGCTTGGGAGTAGGAAATATACAGAGATTTGGAGGTGCACAGAGCAAGGTTCTATCCCAGGTCCCCGGCCTGCTAGCTGCGGGTGGAGACCACATCTTCCTTCTGTGCAGACTAGCATAGTAGCCAAGGTGATGTCTTACTCAGAGGCTCAGCAGCTGGTGAGGAACGCAAGCAGCAGGTGGGTGGAAACCATATGCTTCTCACCCAGGCTTGGGTAGCCCTGGGAATCCTAGATTAATCAGGGGGCACTTCCAAAGCCTTGGAAAGCTGGacacccccaccctcctccacAGAGAGACTCCCTGTCTTGGAGCGGGGGCATCCGCGGCCACCCTTTACCCCTCCAGCTACCCCACCCGCACAGCTAGCTAGGGGCGCTGGCAGGACTGGAACCCAGctccaccccccccctccccggcTCCAAAGCCCAAGCTCCGGGCAACTCCACTCAGCCCCCTCCAGCTCCCGCTCTCCGCGTAGCGTTGGAGACGAGACCCTAAGGGGCGAGGGAAGCGGGAGCTCCGCTGCCCCGCTCCGGCAAAGGGCGCCCCTCCCGCCGCCCCGCGCTTGCCTGTCGGGCTGCGGGCGCTCCATCGGGCCGGTGGCGCTCGGGTCGCTCGGTGCTGGCTGCAGGGACGCGTCCCGAGACGTGCGGAGGCAGGGAGCTGTGTGCCGGCCCCGGGCCGCGCCGTCCGATTTATGCTCCGCGCGGGTCACGTGGGCGCGCGGGCCAAACAGCTGATCGCCACTTTCTGGCCCGAAGTTGCAACACCCGCGCGCGGCCCGCGCCCCTCCCGGCCCTGGCCcgcgggggtgggggaggcgggAGCCGTCATGTGACCCTTGGAAAACAAAGCGGGACCACAGgatgtgtttaaaaagaaaacactcttCAGGAAATTTCTGAGCAGCTGCTGGGCTCCGGGTGCGATTTTGCCCTTTCCAGACATTCCAGACACCCGCCACCCCCTAACCAGGGATGGGACGTCAGGCACTTCTAGGAATCTCGAAGGTTCCAGAGTGCTGGACGGCAGGGTCGGAGTAAGAGATTTGTAGGCACCCTCAGGAACTTAGCAACCCCAGGCCCTGCAGTCTCCTCCCCTGCCCTGGGAACCTGCTCCCTAAAATGTCACCTCCGGGGACAGCCTGCCTCCTCACACTTCCTTTGAATGTGCATATAGAGCCTGTGTTTGGGGCACCCACTAAATGCTAGAGTTGGTACAGTTTTCACGGTTCAAGCCTACCACAGTCCTGGGAGGCGGATGACTCCCAttatacagatggggaaatggaggctcGGGGATGGGATCACACAGGAAAGCAGGAAGCCGGGATCCAAACCAGGAGTGAGTGCAGCTCTCTGCCTGGGCCTCCAGACTCCCCTCGCCCTTGGTTGGAGCTGGGATGCTTGGCATGCAAACCGCCTCCCTGCTTGCATACTTGGGGTGCTCTGGCAGGGCAGTGTCCAGGTCTGACTCGTCTTATCCCCAGTGCCCTTGCCAGGCCTGGAAAGGAGCTGGTGCCCCTACTGAGTTAATTCTGCTTGAATTAGGGCCAGGAGAGAGCAGGGTCACTGGGTGGGCCCAGATGACAAAACAAATGGACTGGGTGATTCCTAAAATCCCTTCCCAATGCCATCAATTCTGGACTCTAACTCATAAAAAAAGATGACTTTGGCTTATGAAATGGAAGAACCAAGTGCCCACCTCCAAAGGGGTGCAAGGCAGGTCGGTGAAGCACGCATTCTCACTGGTATGGCGGATTCCGGCCATCCCTTACAGCCATGCACATCCAGGAATCTCTGATTCCGGCTGACGTTCTGGGAGAATGGGGCAGGGACGGGTGGGCAGTGGAGTGGGCCCATCCAATCAGAAGAAGCTAGGGTTCTGGCCCTtgatcccttctcttccagagtCACTTCCCTGAGTTTCAGTCACCAATTGGTCCTGGTGACCTGGAGGCTGCTGAGCCTCCTAGAAAGATGGGCCGTATCAAGGATTCAGGTGGTGTTGGAGAACTGATCAAGGCAGCACAACCCATCCCTCCACTTTCTTGGGCCCTGAGGCCTTGAACCTCCATGGAGCATTTGTGAACACAACCACTTCTGCTTCTgtgaataatgatgataatatttatcaagcacttgctgtgtgccagaTACCATTCTAAGCATGTGACATATATGAACTCACTCAATTCTCACAATAACTTCATAAGGCTGGTACtattactatctccattttacaggtgaggaagctgaggcagagAGATCGAGCTAGGGGTTTGGACCCAGGAAGTCTGGCGGTTGATCCAGATCTGAAAAGTACAGCTAATAGACCAGGCTACCAgggcacaaatatttattgaacacttttactagtaccaggcactgttctaggcactggggatacaggaGTGAATAAAACAGACCAAGATACTTGCCCTCGTGGAGTTTATATTCTGGCAGGACAGGTAGACGATAAGCAAAAGATGCAGTAAGTGAATTATATAGAATGTTAGAAGGCTttaagtgctatggaaaaaaatagaGTAGGGTAATGGGGATCAGGAGTACATGGAGAGATGGGTTACCATTTTAAATCAAGTAGTTAGGGTGGATTTCACAgggtgggagctgggggagggagggtgtctcagtttgccagggctgctggaaCAAAGTGCCAaggactggttggcttaaacaataggaatttattgtctaacagtttgggaggctagaagtcccaaagcaaggtgtcagcaggccatGATTTTTCCTGCAGTCTGTAGCATCCTCACGGTGGCTTGCTGGCAGTTCCAAAcgcagtctctgcctctgtcacgtggccGTCTCGCTCCCCAACCGTCTCCAGACCGTGTCTGTATTTTCCCTGCTGGTCAGGACTCCAGACTCACTGGACTATGGCCCACCCTgactcagtttggcctcaccttaactaataacaccttcaaagagcctatttacaaaggattcacacccacaggacttcAGGTTGAACATATCTTTGTGGAGGACaagattcaatccataacaggggCCTGATGGACATCTGGGGGGAGAGAGGGACAGGCAGGAGGTCGCAGGGTAGAGCACACCGGGCATGGACAAGGAGCTGCAAAGAGGTTGGTGGGACTGGGGCGGAAAGAGTGAGGCGATGGGGCAGGGGAGAGATGGGGAGACAGATCCCTGTGGGCTTGGAGGCTCCTGTGGGACCTTGTATTGCAGGGACCTCTTGTGAGATGGTGGGGTtgcagggttttgagcagagacttgaaagGATCTGACTTTTGCTGAGGCTGAGAATAGCTGAGGGAAGGCCAAGGGCAGGAGGCTACCTACTGCCATAATCCAGGTGACAGAGGATGGTGACTGCACCAGGAGGAAGTGAGAAGTGGCCTCAGACCTACATATTTTAAAGACGGTCGTCACCAAGATTTTCAGATGGATAAGTACGTGGGGTggtgagaaagaaagaggagactTGGAGAACTCCCAAATTCTGGGTCCAAGCAACTGGGAAGATTGAGTTGACTGattactgagatggggaagagaaggttTGAGGAAAGCTCAGCAGTTCAGTATTGGAATGTTAATTTTGAGATGGCAGGGCTTTTTGCAAACGATGAATAAAGACAGAAACGAGGTTTCTGCCCTTTTCTAGAAGTTTCACTTCCTCTTGGCTGCTGTTAAAGCTGCCCTTTCACCGACCACCCAGAGAGAGGCTGAGGACATAGCTGGTGACTCAGCAAAATACGCCTTCCCTTTGTCTCTGCCAgttccccctcccagccatgacaCAGCAGAAACTGATCTGCACGAGGGGAATGTGGAAATCTCGACTCAGCACTCTGCAGGCACCGCCTGGAAAACAGAAGTAGTCTGGGCTGCAGGGAGGGGGCCAAGTCTGTGGCTCCAAAGACTCTAATAGTGAAAAACAAAGGCGAGACCATAGCTGAGGCTGGGGTTTCACcaggggggggagggggaaggtagTAGGTGGTGGGGGTCCTGTTGCCTGGGTATCCTCAGCAGGGGACATCTCAGATAAACAAGTGTGTCCTGACCCCACCCGTGCCCCACACAGATGCAGAGAGGACATGCCCTTGACCCAGCAGACAGGACTGCAAAACACTGAAATCTTCTGAACACATTACTTATCGTGAAACAGTCTCCCCCTGGGAGAGCTGGGGTTGCTGAACCCTCACTCAAAAGGGCAGAAGAAGTCTGTTCCTGaccaaataattttccattccTTATCTTGATAACTTTCCAAATTGCCCACATTTTGCAGATAAGTCACCTTGGCAACTGCACAGCCCCACTGGTTGACGTCCTTCAATGTCTCCCCATTGCCCTTGGGATAAAGTGCAAGCTGCTGAGCCTGGCACACCCGGCCCTTGGCAACCCCGCCCTGCCCACCTCTGCAGCAGAAGGATCTCACCCCACCTGCCCCCTCTCACCATGTGTGCCAGCCTCAGAGAACCCTCGGCCACACCTGCATTGGTGAGGTGCTCAGCCTTTGCTCAGGTGGCTCCCCTGCCTAGGATGTCCTCTCTTGTCCCTCTGCGGGCTACTCAGCTTTCCAGACCCAGCCCAGGAATGGATCGTTGTCCTAAAAGAAGGTGCTAAACCTATAAAACTTATGGACCAAGTCATAAGAGAAAATCTTAGTGACCTTAGGTTTggtaaagatttcttaaataccATACGAGAACCATGaactatgaaaggaaaaaattcaataaattggGCTTTGTTGAAATTTAAAGCTTTTGCTATTCAAATTTACAAAACATAAGAGGCAAACCATAGACTGGGAGGAAAAGATTTGTAAAATGgatatcca
Above is a window of Choloepus didactylus isolate mChoDid1 chromosome 8, mChoDid1.pri, whole genome shotgun sequence DNA encoding:
- the HMOX1 gene encoding heme oxygenase 1 — translated: MERPQPDSMPQDLSEALKEATKEVHTQAENAEFMKNFQKGQVSPEGFKLVMASLYHIYVALEEEIERNKENPVYAPLYFPEELHRRAALEQDMAFWYGPRWQEVIPYTQATRRYVRRLHEVGRLEPELLVAHAYTRYLGDLSGGQVLRKIAQKALDLPSSGEGLAFFNFPNIDSATKFKQLYRSRMNSLEMTPEVRQRVIEEAKTAFLLNIQLFEELQELLTQDAKEQSPSKAPGLRRRGDGRVQDSSPTETPRGKPQPNILSRAPLIPWVLTLSFLVATVAVGLYAM